A region from the Aquimarina sp. ERC-38 genome encodes:
- a CDS encoding tetratricopeptide repeat protein, with protein MSNLLDKYIFQALDAYPYNLEEAVESLSYALSYNQNNVIALGLMGQIYAEQLKNFEVAKEYYQQALAQDLHALDIYSKYINVLIWNEDYGEAKKLINFAITIKGIDKAMIYLKKAILYEYKAKYKKALKIIKLAKKNTYNNQFLEEIKEEETRIKNKIAEKNKLKHKGSKASSKKSKKK; from the coding sequence ATGAGTAATTTATTAGATAAATATATATTCCAGGCGTTAGACGCTTATCCTTATAATTTAGAAGAAGCCGTAGAATCTTTAAGTTATGCATTATCTTATAACCAGAATAACGTCATTGCTTTAGGTTTAATGGGTCAGATTTACGCAGAACAGCTTAAAAATTTTGAAGTTGCCAAAGAATATTATCAACAAGCATTAGCGCAGGACTTGCATGCGCTAGATATATATTCTAAGTATATTAACGTATTAATATGGAACGAGGATTATGGCGAAGCGAAAAAGCTTATTAATTTTGCAATTACTATAAAAGGTATAGATAAAGCGATGATATATTTGAAGAAAGCAATTCTCTACGAATATAAAGCTAAGTATAAAAAAGCACTGAAAATTATAAAGTTAGCAAAAAAAAATACTTATAATAATCAATTTTTGGAGGAAATAAAAGAAGAAGAGACCAGGATTAAAAATAAAATTGCCGAGAAAAACAAATTAAAGCATAAAGGATCTAAAGCTTCTTCTAAGAAATCTAAAAAGAAATAA
- a CDS encoding FecR family protein, with protein sequence MNENYSNINDTTLYRYLEESTSAQEKTQVENWIESSDTNRAQFEEVKKIWELSTITEDFEQLDTDTSWNSVQQRILEKEGLHGKKSKFSMLWKVAAVLILLFSVSIPFLYNRSTTLVADSTKEFVLPDNSQVWLKKGSQLTYHKTFNDATREVALEGEGYFIVKKNKEKPFSIQLGPTTTTVLGTEFNLKKQDQTDMVSLTLIEGSVQFANDKESKLIKPGETITTTSNGKLSVSSTSNPNVDSWRTKILKFEQTELSQVIQNIVNTYDTKIEIANKELLSCKLTATFEKQSIDEVIEALVLLYQFSVEKEANVIRLTNGRCTS encoded by the coding sequence ATGAACGAAAATTACTCAAATATAAACGATACGACCCTCTACCGTTATTTGGAAGAATCTACCTCAGCGCAAGAAAAAACTCAGGTAGAAAACTGGATAGAATCCAGTGATACCAATCGTGCGCAATTTGAAGAAGTTAAGAAAATCTGGGAGCTTTCTACGATCACCGAAGATTTTGAGCAACTGGATACAGACACGAGCTGGAATAGTGTTCAACAGCGTATACTGGAAAAAGAAGGCTTGCATGGTAAAAAATCAAAATTTTCCATGCTTTGGAAAGTTGCTGCAGTTCTAATTTTATTATTTAGTGTTAGTATACCGTTCTTGTACAACCGCTCAACGACACTGGTGGCAGATAGCACTAAAGAATTTGTACTACCAGACAATTCTCAGGTCTGGTTAAAGAAAGGAAGCCAATTAACCTATCACAAAACTTTTAATGATGCTACCCGAGAGGTAGCATTAGAAGGAGAAGGCTATTTTATCGTTAAAAAGAATAAAGAAAAGCCATTTTCTATCCAATTGGGTCCTACCACTACCACCGTTCTGGGAACTGAATTTAACTTAAAGAAGCAGGATCAAACAGATATGGTGTCTCTGACACTAATAGAAGGTAGCGTACAATTTGCAAATGATAAAGAGTCAAAACTAATCAAACCGGGAGAAACCATTACGACTACTTCAAACGGGAAACTATCGGTAAGTTCTACCAGTAATCCAAATGTAGATTCCTGGAGAACTAAAATTTTGAAGTTTGAACAAACTGAACTTTCTCAGGTTATTCAAAATATAGTAAATACCTACGATACCAAAATAGAAATTGCTAATAAAGAACTTCTTAGCTGTAAACTTACCGCTACCTTTGAAAAACAGTCTATAGATGAAGTTATAGAGGCCCTGGTTTTATTATATCAATTTTCAGTAGAAAAAGAAGCTAATGTAATACGATTAACAAACGGACGTTGTACGTCTTGA
- a CDS encoding TonB-dependent receptor, with amino-acid sequence MQYYYRYISSFILIVWIPVLCISQTDVNALLSQKQSLTAVNQSLQEVLNQLERKGGVTFAYAENTVDLQRMVSIDIKQKPILDILQQLFSESGYAFKNIGKQILIYKEISKESVVLNGYVKEKNSRESLSEATIYLPELQIGTITNNYGFFSIKIPKGTYEVVTSTLSYQENRQVIIMDADKEVIIALDIVPETMDEVVITASSYDKPGASVRMSNLRLTSNQLEITPVVLGEKDIFKTMQLLPGIQSGTEGSAQVLVRGGSPDQNLTILDEATVYNSNHLFGFISVYNVDAVKSTKVYKGAFPASYGGRLSSVTNITMKDGNKESFSGAFNIGLLSSSFLLEGPIQKNKTSFIFSGRRSFADLLIRPFQQNNSNPANLYFYDMNVKLHHILNKRNNLYISSYFGEDAFTTSSEEQTRHIEQSLSWGNVTTTARWNHQYSNSLFSNLSLIYSNYNLKAGYKGVVNTENNNQNEFQAFSRINDYSIKASFDYYPNLVHSINFGLESTLHKFVPERKQLSLQTGTISSNEQRLNSLESAIYIEDQLSLSQKLTAILGARGNYFAIDRFNTFSFEPRLSLAYQFKPNYTWKASYTRMNQFVHLLSNSGTGLPTDLWVSSTRNVAPQQAQQYVLGVAKDFTNTGYSLEVEGYYKEMNNIIAYKENASFLNIQNLQTGQNVNWEDNITSGKGWAYGMEWLLRKQKGKLQGWLGYTLSWSERQFDELNRGKLFFDKYDQRHNIALVSTYTPSEKVTWSASWIYRSGINFTVPDFESPSVNNDFSIGIGSPDFLGDATDTFTTQRNNIRGEATHRLNLGVQFHKKTKKNNLRTWQFSIYNIYARKNPFYYYVSDGNSSPIGIGNSSQTLEKSLRRVSVLVFIPSINYSYTF; translated from the coding sequence ATGCAGTATTATTATCGTTACATATCATCTTTTATACTGATCGTATGGATACCGGTCCTTTGTATTTCTCAAACCGATGTAAATGCTTTACTTTCTCAAAAACAAAGCTTAACGGCTGTAAACCAAAGCTTGCAAGAGGTGCTAAACCAATTGGAAAGAAAGGGAGGTGTTACATTTGCCTATGCAGAAAATACGGTGGATTTACAACGTATGGTTTCTATAGATATAAAACAAAAACCAATACTGGATATACTTCAACAACTATTTTCTGAGTCCGGATATGCCTTTAAAAACATAGGGAAACAGATACTAATTTATAAAGAAATTAGTAAAGAATCTGTAGTTTTAAATGGTTATGTCAAAGAAAAAAATTCAAGAGAGTCGTTATCAGAAGCAACTATCTATCTTCCGGAATTACAAATAGGTACTATTACCAACAACTATGGCTTTTTCTCTATAAAAATACCTAAGGGTACCTATGAAGTAGTAACCTCAACCTTAAGCTATCAAGAGAATAGGCAGGTTATAATAATGGACGCTGATAAAGAAGTAATTATAGCATTAGATATTGTACCGGAAACTATGGATGAAGTTGTAATTACCGCTTCATCATATGATAAGCCAGGTGCATCCGTACGAATGTCTAACCTTAGATTAACCAGTAACCAACTTGAAATTACTCCGGTAGTACTAGGCGAAAAAGATATATTCAAAACAATGCAATTATTACCGGGAATACAATCCGGTACAGAAGGGAGTGCACAGGTTTTAGTAAGAGGAGGTTCCCCGGATCAAAACCTAACTATTCTGGATGAAGCTACGGTTTATAATTCCAATCATTTATTCGGATTCATATCTGTTTACAACGTAGATGCCGTAAAGTCTACTAAAGTATATAAAGGAGCTTTTCCAGCCAGTTACGGGGGCAGGCTATCCAGTGTGACCAATATTACTATGAAAGATGGTAATAAAGAAAGCTTTTCCGGTGCTTTCAATATCGGTTTATTGTCATCATCTTTTCTACTGGAAGGTCCAATTCAAAAAAACAAAACTTCTTTTATATTCAGTGGCAGACGTAGTTTTGCCGATCTTTTGATAAGACCTTTTCAACAGAATAATAGTAACCCAGCAAATTTATATTTCTATGACATGAATGTAAAACTGCATCATATTCTAAATAAGCGTAATAATCTCTACATAAGCAGTTATTTTGGCGAAGACGCTTTTACTACAAGTTCAGAAGAACAGACAAGGCATATAGAACAAAGTTTGAGTTGGGGTAACGTAACAACTACCGCCCGGTGGAATCATCAGTATAGTAATAGCTTATTTTCTAACCTCTCTTTAATTTACAGTAATTATAACCTAAAGGCAGGATATAAAGGGGTGGTAAATACGGAAAATAATAACCAAAATGAGTTTCAAGCCTTTTCCAGAATCAATGATTATAGTATAAAAGCTTCGTTTGACTATTATCCTAATTTAGTACATAGTATTAATTTTGGATTAGAAAGTACGCTTCATAAGTTTGTCCCGGAACGTAAGCAATTGTCCTTACAGACAGGTACCATATCTTCAAACGAACAACGATTAAATTCGCTGGAAAGTGCTATTTATATAGAAGATCAACTTTCGCTTTCACAAAAATTAACCGCTATCCTGGGGGCACGAGGTAATTACTTTGCTATTGATCGTTTTAATACATTTTCTTTTGAACCCCGTTTATCCTTGGCTTATCAGTTTAAACCAAATTATACCTGGAAAGCTTCTTATACCAGAATGAATCAATTTGTTCATCTGTTATCAAACTCAGGAACCGGATTACCTACGGATTTATGGGTTAGTTCTACCCGCAATGTAGCCCCACAACAAGCACAACAATACGTATTAGGGGTTGCAAAGGACTTTACTAATACTGGTTATTCTCTGGAAGTTGAAGGGTATTATAAAGAAATGAACAATATCATCGCCTATAAAGAGAATGCTTCTTTCCTCAATATACAAAATTTACAAACCGGACAGAATGTAAATTGGGAAGATAACATCACTTCCGGTAAAGGCTGGGCTTATGGAATGGAATGGTTGTTAAGAAAGCAAAAAGGCAAATTGCAGGGCTGGTTAGGCTATACCCTCTCTTGGTCAGAAAGGCAATTTGATGAATTAAATCGAGGGAAACTTTTTTTTGACAAATACGATCAACGACATAATATTGCTCTGGTAAGTACCTACACCCCCTCAGAAAAAGTTACCTGGTCTGCTTCCTGGATTTATCGTTCAGGTATTAATTTTACCGTTCCTGATTTTGAAAGTCCATCGGTTAACAATGACTTCTCCATTGGGATAGGTTCCCCCGATTTTCTAGGAGATGCTACGGATACCTTTACAACACAGCGAAATAACATACGAGGAGAAGCAACACATAGATTGAACCTGGGGGTACAATTTCATAAGAAAACTAAAAAAAATAACCTACGTACCTGGCAATTTTCTATTTACAATATATACGCCCGTAAAAACCCTTTTTATTATTACGTCAGTGATGGTAATTCAAGTCCTATTGGGATAGGAAATTCTAGTCAAACGCTTGAAAAGTCTTTAAGGCGCGTATCAGTCCTTGTTTTTATTCCTTCTATTAATTACTCTTATACATTTTAA
- a CDS encoding M57 family metalloprotease translates to MKTMFKSMSLCSIALSMLALTSCQEETFDAVQPPIQEQVPKNILAGLEDLGFDVQTIPVTKEGEFYKVEGDILMYPEDILNPVIAEDLPADTGIDTKAAQRHRRFNIVTPCDKARFVRVKSNFAPNSIAGRAIAKAIKAWNQVSDNVLFFKLVNTRPDVTIRFAGTGGSALSPGRRVQVGEFLNLNPFRLMQVRPARNPNASNVDFIAKLVAHELGHTVGFSHRNSKVLDSDIFINNTRFGADKFSVMNGDFSQTERILPILSSTDRVAVKQMFGIRCR, encoded by the coding sequence ATGAAAACAATGTTTAAAAGCATGAGCCTGTGTAGCATAGCGCTATCTATGCTAGCACTTACAAGTTGTCAAGAAGAAACCTTTGATGCTGTCCAACCTCCAATACAAGAACAAGTTCCAAAAAACATTTTAGCTGGATTAGAAGATTTGGGTTTTGATGTACAAACTATTCCAGTTACTAAAGAAGGTGAGTTTTACAAAGTTGAAGGAGATATCTTGATGTATCCGGAAGATATCTTAAATCCTGTAATCGCCGAGGATTTACCTGCTGATACGGGTATCGATACAAAAGCTGCTCAGCGGCACCGTCGATTTAATATAGTTACGCCTTGTGATAAAGCACGTTTCGTAAGAGTAAAAAGTAATTTTGCTCCTAACTCTATCGCAGGGAGAGCTATTGCAAAAGCTATTAAAGCCTGGAATCAGGTTAGCGATAATGTGCTATTTTTTAAATTAGTAAATACCCGCCCGGATGTAACTATCAGGTTCGCTGGTACCGGAGGAAGTGCACTATCTCCTGGTCGTAGAGTGCAGGTAGGTGAATTTTTAAATTTAAATCCGTTTCGATTGATGCAAGTTCGACCAGCACGAAATCCAAATGCCAGTAATGTAGACTTTATAGCTAAACTTGTAGCACATGAACTGGGTCATACGGTTGGTTTTTCACATAGAAACAGCAAAGTATTGGATAGTGATATCTTTATTAATAATACTAGATTTGGAGCTGATAAATTTTCTGTAATGAATGGTGATTTTTCGCAAACCGAACGTATTCTTCCTATCTTGTCCAGTACCGATCGAGTAGCGGTAAAACAGATGTTTGGTATTAGATGTAGGTGA
- a CDS encoding RNA polymerase sigma-70 factor: protein MEDALLVEQFKQGNLKSYEVLYKKYHKVLVLYAKQFVNDLQIAENIVQDTFVTLYEKRDALQIHTSFKSFMYTVVRNNCLNYLKRESKILVNSDISNELPTHEESEHTITKLEMAEKLHRAINQLPQQNQQIFKLSKYRGLTNEEISEKLGLTKRTVETHISNALKKLRATLTMMVIILINFITLIYVLFISNLSYL, encoded by the coding sequence ATGGAAGATGCGCTGCTTGTTGAACAATTCAAACAAGGTAACTTAAAGAGTTATGAAGTACTGTACAAGAAGTATCACAAAGTGCTGGTACTTTATGCTAAACAGTTTGTAAATGACTTACAGATTGCAGAAAATATCGTACAAGATACCTTTGTAACCCTTTATGAAAAACGCGATGCTTTGCAAATTCATACTTCCTTTAAATCCTTTATGTATACAGTAGTACGTAATAATTGTCTTAATTATCTTAAAAGGGAAAGCAAAATTCTTGTAAACTCAGATATTTCAAATGAGCTGCCAACTCATGAAGAAAGTGAGCATACCATAACTAAACTAGAAATGGCAGAAAAATTACATCGAGCCATCAATCAATTACCACAACAGAATCAACAAATTTTTAAATTAAGTAAATACAGAGGTTTGACTAACGAAGAAATTTCAGAAAAACTGGGTCTTACCAAGCGTACGGTGGAAACTCATATTAGTAACGCACTTAAAAAGTTAAGGGCAACCTTAACCATGATGGTTATAATACTTATAAATTTTATAACTTTAATTTACGTGTTGTTTATTTCAAATTTGTCATATCTATAA
- the pckA gene encoding phosphoenolpyruvate carboxykinase (ATP) — protein MRTASEKKSLVSLSNYGITNTNIHYQLSSSELHRICTAEGLGTETDLGALAITTGKFTGRSPKDRFIVKDKISKDQVWWSDINLPFETEKFDTLYDKVVAYCNKIDQLYVRDVYACADKNYQMNIRVINEYPWSNMFAYNMFLRPNDEELKNFTPEWTILNAPGFMADPEVDGTRQSNFAILNFTRKIVLIGGTGYTGEIKKGIFSALNFILPRYKETLPMHCSANVGEKGDTAIFFGLSGTGKTTLSTDPNRKLIGDDEHGWTKENTIFNFEGGCYAKVINLSAENEPEIYGAIKKGAILENVVLDKNGTINFSDTSITQNTRVSYPINHIENIQQPSIGKNPQNIFFLTADAFGVLPPISKLTPSQAAYHFISGYTAKVAGTEAGVKEPIPSFSACFGAPFMPLHPAKYAELLMQKINNTDINVWLVNTGWTGGVYGVGTRMKLQYTRAMIQAVLNGEFGPYTYEEYHIHSVFGVAQPRQCSGVPTKILSPRATWADDKAYYKTAFKLSNAFRHNFKKFESYASEEIRRGGPQRYAD, from the coding sequence ATGCGAACTGCTTCTGAAAAAAAATCACTAGTTTCTCTATCAAACTACGGAATTACAAATACAAATATTCATTACCAATTATCTTCATCCGAACTTCATCGTATTTGTACAGCTGAGGGTTTAGGTACAGAAACAGATTTAGGGGCGTTAGCCATTACAACGGGAAAATTTACCGGAAGGTCACCTAAAGATCGGTTTATCGTTAAAGATAAGATTAGTAAAGATCAGGTTTGGTGGAGTGATATCAATCTTCCTTTTGAAACGGAAAAATTTGATACGCTTTATGATAAAGTAGTGGCTTACTGCAATAAAATAGATCAATTATACGTACGGGATGTATATGCCTGTGCGGATAAAAACTATCAGATGAATATCCGGGTGATTAACGAATACCCGTGGTCTAATATGTTCGCCTACAATATGTTTCTACGACCGAATGACGAAGAATTAAAAAACTTTACACCAGAATGGACCATTCTGAATGCTCCGGGTTTTATGGCTGATCCGGAAGTGGATGGCACCCGACAATCAAATTTTGCTATTTTAAACTTTACACGAAAAATTGTTTTAATTGGAGGTACCGGATATACGGGTGAAATTAAAAAAGGAATTTTTTCAGCCTTGAATTTTATTTTACCTAGGTATAAAGAAACGCTGCCGATGCATTGTTCTGCAAACGTAGGAGAAAAAGGGGATACTGCCATATTTTTTGGTCTGTCCGGCACCGGAAAAACCACTTTATCTACAGACCCCAATCGAAAGTTAATTGGTGACGACGAACATGGATGGACTAAAGAAAATACGATTTTTAATTTTGAAGGTGGGTGTTATGCTAAAGTAATTAATTTGTCCGCGGAGAACGAACCCGAAATTTACGGGGCAATCAAAAAAGGCGCTATTCTAGAAAATGTAGTGTTAGATAAAAATGGGACAATAAACTTTAGTGATACCTCCATTACCCAAAATACCCGCGTAAGTTATCCGATCAACCATATTGAAAATATTCAACAACCATCTATTGGTAAAAATCCGCAAAATATTTTCTTTTTAACCGCAGATGCCTTTGGTGTCCTCCCTCCTATTTCAAAACTTACTCCAAGTCAGGCAGCTTATCATTTTATTTCGGGATATACGGCAAAAGTAGCAGGGACAGAAGCTGGGGTTAAAGAACCTATTCCTTCGTTTTCCGCTTGTTTTGGAGCCCCGTTTATGCCTTTACATCCCGCAAAATACGCTGAACTACTCATGCAGAAAATCAATAATACGGATATTAATGTATGGTTAGTTAATACCGGATGGACCGGAGGTGTTTATGGAGTAGGAACCCGTATGAAATTACAATATACCCGGGCGATGATCCAGGCAGTTTTAAACGGAGAATTTGGTCCGTACACTTATGAAGAGTATCATATCCATTCCGTATTTGGAGTAGCACAACCCCGGCAATGTAGCGGAGTACCCACAAAGATTTTAAGTCCGCGAGCCACCTGGGCAGATGATAAAGCTTATTATAAAACCGCATTTAAATTAAGTAATGCCTTTAGACATAATTTTAAAAAATTTGAGTCTTATGCCAGTGAAGAAATCCGAAGAGGCGGTCCTCAGCGATATGCGGATTAA